From Candidatus Schekmanbacteria bacterium, the proteins below share one genomic window:
- the priA gene encoding primosomal protein N' has translation MDDSLKYIRVAVEFNTRNLYTYAISEESLGKIKRGSRVLVPFGKREITGYVEEILDNKDTNGYQIKEISFVIDEEPLISDDMIRLCHWASEYFLSPIAFFYRCAYPPGSNFASSLKIAKKEEIKVDEYFPLLSDKEKELLNIIEDKKAVTVKSLKKKYNFKNVYTLISKLREKGIIESFQKIGKPKISEKLATIICRGENFDEAENRAKLGSNQLKLIELIKKEERVEFSIASKITGITHNSLKSLEKAGFIKTDKIRIYRKPDYEISTEHETSLKLTSYQAIAFQKIIEAIDKAKSTVFLLHGITGSGKTEIYLQLIQYVLSKGKNALLLVPEISLTPQMLSRFRARFGDKVAVLHSSLSYGERYDEWYRIYNGKAQIVIGTRSAVFAPIGNLGVVVIDEEHDDSYKQEEIPNYDAREIALKRAEFESIPVVLGSASPSIESYYKAKKGEYCILSLPERATGIPLPIVKLIDMKREKNKVISKELRETIQESCRRSEQAILFLNRRGYNRIVQCYSCGAILTCRDCSVSLVLHRSDNLLHCHYCGALSKKPPLCPLCKKEKLKGIGIGTESLEAEIKEILKGKRVQRFDKDALTGKKSLSAILETFKKGEIDVLVGTQMLSLGHDYPNVTLVGVIAADQELNFPDFRAAERAFQILLQVSGRCGRSNLPGISLIQTYQPDNYVLEALKNHDYESFYEKEILFREKFKYPPFSKLINITFSGIRQVEVKKTALSFKSVLKEKISSKTVQILGPAEPLRWKIRGKYRRQILIKYTDEPQAVKKALDEILKNEFSRKKGVMISIDVDPVNLL, from the coding sequence ATGGATGATTCATTAAAATATATCCGCGTAGCAGTGGAGTTTAATACAAGAAATTTGTATACCTACGCAATTTCCGAGGAATCGCTGGGCAAGATTAAAAGAGGAAGCAGAGTACTTGTCCCCTTTGGCAAAAGAGAGATAACGGGTTATGTTGAAGAGATTTTAGATAATAAAGATACAAATGGTTATCAAATCAAAGAAATATCCTTTGTAATAGATGAAGAACCTTTGATTTCTGATGATATGATAAGACTCTGCCATTGGGCATCTGAATATTTTTTGTCTCCTATTGCTTTTTTTTATCGTTGTGCATACCCCCCCGGAAGCAACTTTGCATCTTCACTTAAAATTGCAAAAAAGGAGGAGATAAAAGTTGATGAATATTTTCCTTTGCTTTCTGACAAAGAAAAAGAATTGTTGAATATTATTGAGGATAAGAAAGCGGTTACTGTGAAGAGTCTTAAAAAAAAGTATAACTTCAAAAATGTTTATACACTCATATCAAAGCTCAGAGAAAAAGGAATTATCGAAAGTTTCCAGAAAATCGGAAAGCCAAAAATATCAGAAAAATTGGCTACCATTATTTGCAGAGGAGAAAATTTTGATGAAGCTGAAAATAGGGCAAAATTGGGAAGCAATCAGTTAAAGCTCATTGAACTAATTAAAAAAGAGGAAAGAGTAGAATTTTCAATTGCATCAAAAATCACAGGAATTACACACAATTCCTTGAAAAGCTTGGAAAAAGCCGGATTTATTAAGACGGATAAGATACGGATTTATAGAAAACCGGATTATGAAATCAGCACAGAGCACGAAACTTCCTTAAAATTAACCTCCTATCAAGCTATTGCCTTTCAAAAAATTATTGAAGCTATTGATAAGGCAAAAAGTACTGTTTTTCTGCTCCATGGAATAACAGGCAGCGGGAAGACAGAGATTTATCTTCAGTTGATACAATATGTTTTATCAAAGGGAAAAAATGCTCTGCTTCTTGTCCCGGAGATTTCTCTTACTCCCCAGATGCTATCAAGATTTAGAGCTCGTTTCGGGGATAAAGTTGCGGTGCTTCATAGTTCACTTTCGTACGGTGAAAGGTATGACGAGTGGTATAGAATTTATAATGGAAAGGCACAAATTGTCATTGGGACTCGTTCAGCGGTCTTTGCTCCTATTGGAAATCTTGGCGTTGTAGTAATAGATGAAGAGCACGATGACTCTTATAAGCAGGAAGAGATTCCAAACTATGATGCAAGAGAGATAGCCCTCAAAAGAGCGGAATTCGAGTCAATTCCTGTTGTTTTGGGCTCTGCAAGCCCTTCTATTGAATCTTATTATAAAGCAAAAAAAGGAGAATACTGCATACTTTCTTTGCCTGAAAGAGCTACAGGGATTCCTCTGCCTATTGTCAAACTGATTGATATGAAACGGGAGAAGAATAAAGTCATATCTAAGGAGCTTAGAGAGACGATTCAGGAATCCTGCAGAAGAAGTGAGCAGGCAATTCTTTTTTTGAATAGAAGAGGATACAACCGAATCGTTCAATGTTATTCCTGTGGGGCTATATTGACATGCAGAGACTGTTCCGTTTCACTCGTTCTTCACCGCTCAGATAATTTGCTGCATTGCCATTATTGTGGTGCTCTTTCAAAAAAACCGCCTCTTTGTCCACTTTGTAAGAAAGAAAAATTAAAAGGCATAGGGATTGGCACAGAATCGCTTGAAGCTGAAATCAAAGAAATATTGAAGGGAAAGAGGGTTCAGCGTTTTGATAAAGATGCGTTGACAGGGAAAAAATCACTATCAGCAATATTAGAGACATTTAAAAAAGGGGAGATTGATGTCCTTGTAGGAACGCAGATGCTTTCACTTGGCCATGATTATCCAAATGTTACGCTGGTAGGCGTGATAGCTGCCGACCAAGAATTAAATTTTCCAGATTTTAGAGCTGCAGAAAGGGCTTTTCAGATTCTTCTTCAGGTTTCAGGAAGATGTGGAAGAAGCAATCTTCCGGGTATAAGTTTGATTCAAACCTATCAACCGGATAATTATGTCCTTGAAGCTTTGAAAAATCATGATTATGAATCCTTTTATGAAAAGGAGATATTGTTTAGGGAAAAATTCAAATATCCCCCCTTTTCAAAGCTTATAAATATTACTTTTTCAGGCATAAGGCAGGTAGAAGTAAAAAAAACTGCTCTTTCCTTCAAGTCGGTTTTGAAAGAAAAGATTTCTTCCAAAACAGTTCAAATTCTTGGCCCTGCAGAGCCATTGAGGTGGAAAATAAGGGGTAAATATAGGAGGCAAATTTTGATCAAATATACCGATGAGCCCCAAGCTGTAAAAAAGGCGCTGGATGAAATTTTGAAGAATGAATTTTCAAGAAAAAAAGGCGTAATGATTAGTATAGATGTAGACCCTGTGAATTTACTCTAA
- a CDS encoding NAD(P)/FAD-dependent oxidoreductase: protein MEYHKDLIIIGAGPSGLMAAATSSKLGLTSYLIEKKSKIDTYKRSCCSMILTEPGMHGEYLAFENDRICFLKNDFSVKYTGAYTDLWQSIRISPSGNTLRLGRKAFPVAKVINKAQLLRNLLDEIDESLVEILTSTVAGNLEEEDDGVIVSVVEKGRRFKLRAKLCLVCDGVNSHIVDILGLNRNRKHFFTSKVVSYVLDKTKIPYPNSWITFMGRSASPTGAIYMLPKPIGEDGKILYEISQGLPLIGEKNYSAKALLDNFIENSHFSEWFEDAEIIDVHGTTHIMRSPIRKPFLKRTIFVGDSAAFMEVDNQGALMCGFNAAKAAQKELEGEKGFDEYYQFWNTHFEFNDESLLSPIIKGFGFSAFSDDEIDYLFSLTQDTLYSGYVNHFTVGRVILNIFLEKLPQIEKEKPEIAKKLKSFVEKINS, encoded by the coding sequence ATGGAATACCATAAGGATTTGATAATCATTGGCGCAGGTCCCTCAGGTTTGATGGCAGCTGCGACTTCATCTAAACTTGGACTTACCTCTTATCTGATCGAAAAGAAATCGAAAATTGACACTTACAAACGCTCCTGTTGCTCAATGATTCTGACTGAACCGGGGATGCACGGGGAGTATCTGGCTTTTGAAAATGATAGAATATGCTTTTTGAAGAATGATTTTTCAGTGAAATATACGGGCGCTTATACTGATTTATGGCAAAGTATAAGGATATCTCCCTCTGGCAATACTCTGCGTCTTGGCAGGAAGGCTTTCCCTGTTGCCAAAGTTATAAATAAAGCCCAGCTTTTAAGAAATCTTCTTGATGAAATCGATGAATCATTAGTTGAAATTCTGACTTCAACTGTAGCAGGCAATCTCGAAGAGGAAGATGATGGTGTTATTGTCAGTGTTGTCGAAAAGGGCAGAAGATTCAAATTGAGGGCTAAGCTTTGTCTTGTGTGTGATGGTGTAAATTCACACATTGTTGATATTTTGGGATTGAATAGAAATAGGAAACATTTCTTTACCTCAAAGGTGGTATCTTATGTTTTGGACAAAACGAAGATCCCCTACCCCAATTCGTGGATAACATTTATGGGCCGTTCTGCATCGCCTACAGGGGCTATATATATGCTTCCAAAGCCGATAGGAGAAGATGGCAAAATACTTTATGAGATTAGTCAGGGATTGCCGTTGATTGGTGAGAAAAACTATAGCGCAAAGGCACTTCTCGATAATTTTATAGAGAATAGCCATTTCAGTGAATGGTTTGAAGATGCGGAGATAATTGATGTGCATGGTACCACACATATTATGCGTTCTCCAATTAGAAAACCTTTTTTGAAAAGAACTATCTTTGTAGGAGATAGCGCTGCTTTTATGGAGGTCGATAATCAGGGAGCTTTAATGTGCGGTTTCAATGCGGCAAAAGCGGCTCAGAAGGAATTGGAAGGAGAGAAGGGATTTGATGAATATTATCAGTTTTGGAATACTCATTTTGAATTTAACGACGAATCTCTTTTAAGCCCCATTATTAAAGGGTTTGGTTTCAGTGCGTTTTCTGATGATGAGATCGATTATCTTTTTTCTCTTACACAGGACACTTTATACAGCGGTTATGTCAACCATTTTACTGTTGGGCGAGTTATCCTAAATATATTCTTGGAAAAACTTCCCCAAATTGAAAAAGAAAAGCCGGAAATTGCGAAAAAATTGAAGTCTTTCGTTGAGAAAATCAATAGTTAA
- the fsa gene encoding fructose-6-phosphate aldolase, with translation MEIFIDTANITAIKEANAIGILDGVTTNPTLVAKEGRNYNEVLKEIAAEVDGPISAEAVSSDAEGMVKEGEEFSKIHKNIVIKIPMTKEGMKAVKILSSKNIKTNVTLIFSPSQALLAAKAGATYVSPFIGRLDDISHEGVEIIRQIRIIYDNYGFETKIIAASIRHPLHVVEVAMAGCDVATIPPDVINKLFNHPLTEKGIRKFLEDWESIPNK, from the coding sequence ATGGAAATTTTTATTGATACTGCAAACATAACAGCAATAAAAGAAGCAAATGCCATAGGAATTTTAGATGGAGTTACCACGAATCCAACCTTAGTTGCCAAAGAAGGAAGGAATTACAATGAAGTTTTAAAAGAGATAGCGGCAGAAGTGGATGGTCCCATTAGTGCAGAAGCCGTAAGCAGTGATGCTGAAGGAATGGTAAAAGAGGGTGAAGAGTTTTCAAAAATACATAAAAACATTGTAATCAAGATACCTATGACGAAAGAGGGGATGAAGGCAGTAAAAATACTTTCATCCAAGAATATAAAAACCAATGTAACTTTAATCTTTTCACCATCGCAAGCCCTTCTTGCAGCAAAAGCAGGTGCAACCTATGTTTCTCCTTTTATCGGAAGATTAGATGACATAAGCCATGAAGGAGTTGAAATTATTAGACAAATAAGGATTATCTACGATAATTATGGGTTTGAAACAAAAATAATTGCAGCAAGCATCCGCCATCCCCTTCATGTAGTAGAGGTTGCAATGGCTGGTTGTGATGTTGCAACAATTCCACCTGATGTAATAAACAAGCTGTTTAATCATCCTCTCACTGAAAAAGGAATCAGGAAATTTTTGGAAGACTGGGAAAGCATTCCCAATAAATAG
- a CDS encoding response regulator — translation MNSKNHKKDKRRTNQFFKVSICITIIFFILSSLEGYKEYNLSKRNLIIELQNHFLAFFINPALNEIQSINKDSKAKEKLYFQLSNFNRCDLCHSKFLNQKYNGLYDKLKESITITVHSRENESLRFLYSYPFYSEEKESRKADIHKSKGIKNFSNPVVTKYAKISFDVSLPVNFNGKEKLIPYVFSFEFPQKIISDSIKNEILKKVILKNLYLLILIFCLCGIFYIREKRSLKNICEKIDNIRNNSYSKHKEYKILNDHKVIEERIDKLYEEFSQREDRITKQKKGLEYLNLFLNSLSQSSNIKEQIDNFAKYISRLVHFKRGCLLIFDDSLTEAVKFYSFDNKGNTFRFPNNSKIRIEQTYFCDFMNQNTSIVREVLADSSKTYAEDIFLVSEKKCTLLYSPLKSEKKLIGFITLLSEEKESFREKNIKYIEFLCQNLSISLLNTHLLESLKQSETELSSIFKITRILASSLDLSESFKELEREIKGVIDFDIFSITLPHEKERKKIKVLGATKKLPFYKVDSNSFDRENTSIDIVLDTGHPYIRKDTSKEHCFAEDVPCLNNGIFSYLIFPVWSKGKKVGTMNFYHKKKNSYSEQDFKLLKPISEQIGVAIENSELFNTIKKSQEEWVATFDSVKDHICIIGQNNIIIKANKSLANFLNKHPRELVGKKCYDVLYRSKTCREHCPHKEMMRSGKTETSEMKDESDNRNFLISVSPIFDEDGSIKGALHIARDITEEKNLKEQLIQAEKMASIGQLVSGVAHELNNPLAGINAYSQLLLEEKIDESLKYKVERIKIQSERAAKIVSNLLAFARKKKLEKIKTDINEVIYKSIELQQYELEAKKVNVVINLDENLPKVEVDPLQIQQVILNLLVNAEHSVIDAGRERGIINVSSSLIRKKEKNFIQICISDNGTGIKENILHKIFDPFFTTKEVGKGTGLGLSISYGIIKEHNGNIYAQNNETGGAKFIIELPSSSSDTQYNDNIIEFKSPVKREKPKSVLIVDDEDDLRECVKEYFNRKKYLVYEAKNGIEAVQTIKKVKNFDYIISDIRMPGIGGEELYNRISSEFPNLAKKILFITGDTINHKTINFLKNSSCPYILKPFTFVELEDNLHKLSA, via the coding sequence ATGAATTCAAAAAATCATAAAAAGGATAAAAGAAGAACTAATCAATTTTTTAAAGTAAGTATTTGTATAACAATAATTTTCTTTATTCTATCCTCATTGGAAGGATATAAAGAATACAACCTTTCAAAAAGAAATCTCATCATAGAACTTCAGAATCATTTCCTTGCTTTTTTCATAAATCCTGCTCTCAACGAAATACAATCTATAAATAAGGATTCAAAAGCTAAAGAAAAACTTTATTTTCAACTTTCCAACTTCAATAGATGTGACCTCTGTCATTCAAAATTTTTAAATCAAAAATACAATGGGCTCTATGATAAATTAAAGGAATCAATAACAATTACTGTCCACTCACGGGAAAACGAATCTCTGCGCTTTTTATACAGCTATCCATTCTATTCAGAAGAAAAAGAAAGCAGAAAGGCAGATATACATAAAAGCAAGGGTATCAAAAATTTTTCAAATCCTGTCGTAACAAAATATGCCAAAATTAGTTTTGATGTATCGCTTCCAGTAAATTTCAATGGGAAGGAAAAGCTCATTCCCTATGTATTTTCCTTCGAATTTCCACAAAAAATCATCTCTGACTCAATTAAAAATGAAATCTTGAAAAAGGTAATTCTCAAAAATCTATATCTGTTGATATTAATCTTTTGCCTATGCGGAATATTTTATATTAGAGAAAAAAGGTCTCTGAAAAATATTTGTGAAAAAATCGATAATATCCGCAACAACAGCTACAGCAAACATAAAGAATATAAAATCCTCAATGACCACAAGGTAATAGAAGAAAGAATCGACAAACTCTATGAGGAATTTTCACAAAGAGAGGACAGAATAACAAAACAAAAGAAGGGACTTGAATATTTAAATCTTTTTCTCAATTCGCTAAGCCAAAGTTCCAATATAAAAGAGCAAATAGATAATTTTGCAAAATATATTTCACGCCTTGTGCATTTCAAAAGGGGGTGCCTGTTAATATTTGACGATTCACTAACTGAAGCCGTCAAATTTTATTCTTTTGACAATAAAGGCAATACTTTCAGATTTCCAAATAATTCAAAGATACGAATAGAACAAACATATTTCTGCGACTTTATGAATCAAAATACTTCAATAGTAAGAGAAGTATTGGCTGATTCTTCCAAAACATATGCAGAAGACATTTTTTTGGTATCTGAAAAGAAATGCACTCTTCTATATTCTCCACTTAAAAGCGAAAAGAAGTTAATTGGGTTTATAACGCTTTTATCAGAGGAAAAAGAATCATTCAGGGAAAAAAATATAAAATATATCGAATTTCTATGTCAAAATTTATCTATAAGCCTTTTAAACACACACCTATTGGAGTCTCTTAAGCAAAGCGAAACAGAGCTTTCGTCCATATTCAAAATTACAAGAATACTTGCTTCAAGCCTTGATTTGAGCGAAAGTTTCAAAGAATTAGAAAGAGAAATCAAAGGAGTAATTGATTTTGATATTTTTTCAATCACATTGCCTCATGAAAAAGAAAGGAAGAAAATAAAAGTATTAGGCGCAACCAAAAAACTTCCTTTCTATAAAGTAGATTCTAATTCCTTTGATAGGGAAAATACATCGATAGACATAGTCTTAGATACAGGACATCCTTATATTAGAAAAGATACTTCCAAAGAACATTGTTTTGCAGAAGATGTTCCATGTTTAAACAATGGTATCTTCTCCTATCTCATTTTTCCTGTTTGGAGCAAAGGTAAAAAAGTTGGGACAATGAATTTTTATCATAAAAAGAAAAACTCATATTCAGAACAGGATTTCAAACTTCTCAAACCAATTTCAGAACAAATAGGAGTGGCAATTGAAAACTCCGAGCTATTCAACACAATAAAGAAATCACAAGAGGAATGGGTTGCCACATTCGATTCAGTGAAGGACCACATCTGCATTATTGGACAAAATAATATTATCATCAAAGCAAACAAAAGTTTGGCTAATTTTCTGAATAAACATCCTCGAGAGCTTGTGGGAAAAAAATGTTACGATGTATTGTATCGCTCGAAAACATGTAGAGAACATTGCCCCCACAAAGAAATGATGAGAAGCGGAAAGACTGAGACAAGTGAAATGAAAGATGAAAGCGATAACAGAAATTTTCTGATTTCAGTGTCTCCTATATTTGATGAAGACGGCTCTATCAAAGGCGCCTTACATATTGCGCGCGATATAACCGAAGAAAAGAATCTGAAAGAACAATTGATACAAGCGGAAAAAATGGCGTCTATTGGTCAGCTTGTATCAGGTGTTGCACACGAATTAAATAATCCTCTGGCTGGAATCAATGCTTATTCTCAGCTCCTTTTGGAAGAGAAAATAGATGAATCTTTAAAATACAAGGTTGAAAGAATAAAGATTCAGTCAGAAAGGGCCGCAAAAATTGTCAGCAACCTCCTTGCCTTTGCAAGAAAAAAGAAACTTGAAAAAATAAAAACAGACATCAATGAAGTTATTTACAAGAGCATTGAACTTCAACAATATGAATTAGAAGCCAAGAAAGTAAATGTTGTAATCAACCTCGATGAAAATCTTCCCAAAGTTGAAGTGGACCCTCTGCAAATTCAACAAGTAATATTGAATCTTTTAGTCAATGCTGAACACTCAGTAATCGATGCAGGAAGAGAGAGAGGGATAATAAATGTTTCCTCATCTCTCATAAGAAAAAAAGAGAAAAATTTCATTCAAATATGCATTTCAGACAATGGGACAGGAATCAAAGAAAACATTTTGCACAAAATCTTCGATCCTTTCTTCACAACAAAAGAGGTAGGCAAGGGAACAGGATTGGGATTGTCAATAAGCTATGGAATTATAAAGGAGCATAATGGAAACATTTATGCGCAGAATAATGAGACTGGAGGAGCAAAATTTATAATAGAACTTCCGTCTTCCTCATCAGACACTCAATATAACGACAACATAATCGAATTTAAGTCACCCGTTAAGAGAGAAAAACCCAAAAGTGTTCTAATCGTTGATGATGAAGATGACCTTAGAGAATGTGTAAAGGAATATTTTAACAGAAAAAAATATCTTGTTTATGAAGCAAAAAACGGCATAGAGGCAGTTCAGACTATCAAAAAAGTCAAAAACTTCGATTATATAATCAGCGATATTCGTATGCCCGGTATTGGAGGAGAGGAATTATACAATCGAATATCCTCTGAATTCCCCAACCTTGCAAAGAAAATCCTCTTCATTACAGGCGACACTATAAATCATAAAACTATCAATTTTTTAAAAAATTCTTCCTGCCCCTATATATTAAAACCTTTCACCTTCGTAGAATTGGAAGACAATCTTCACAAGCTTTCAGCTTGA
- a CDS encoding zinc ribbon domain-containing protein produces the protein MPVYEYECQDCKEEFEYLLLSKDSKIHCPKCNGEHIIKKMSLCGFASGDKFTSSSPGGSACSGCTSTNCSTCK, from the coding sequence ATGCCAGTTTATGAATACGAATGTCAGGATTGTAAAGAAGAGTTTGAGTATCTGCTTCTTTCCAAAGACAGCAAGATACACTGTCCAAAGTGCAATGGAGAGCATATAATAAAGAAGATGTCATTATGCGGTTTTGCTTCAGGAGATAAATTCACCTCTTCATCGCCGGGAGGAAGCGCTTGCAGTGGATGTACATCGACAAACTGTTCAACCTGTAAATAG
- a CDS encoding TetR/AcrR family transcriptional regulator, with protein MKPKKEKIIDSALKLFAEKGFHETRTADLARDANVGEGTIYHYFRSKEELFLRAFEQKMKGFVGKFLKSIGKCKTPNEKIKKIIEFHFREIEANKTLFKIVFQELPEKVDALMRPEYGQTGIIYETTKKIIKEGKESGIFDSSIDEDLVVRAMFGMIREICRSRLLGHNVMPLKKVTNFAEEMSMRLIMKNNNLH; from the coding sequence TTGAAGCCAAAAAAGGAAAAGATAATCGATAGTGCCTTGAAATTGTTTGCTGAAAAAGGTTTCCATGAAACCCGAACAGCTGACCTTGCCCGTGATGCAAATGTTGGGGAAGGAACAATTTATCATTATTTTAGGAGCAAGGAAGAGCTCTTTCTTCGCGCCTTTGAGCAAAAGATGAAAGGCTTTGTCGGTAAATTTTTAAAATCAATTGGAAAATGTAAAACTCCTAATGAAAAAATCAAAAAGATAATCGAGTTTCACTTTCGGGAAATCGAAGCAAATAAAACACTCTTCAAAATCGTATTTCAAGAGCTTCCTGAAAAGGTGGATGCCCTAATGAGGCCTGAATACGGTCAGACAGGAATAATCTATGAAACGACAAAGAAGATAATAAAGGAAGGAAAAGAATCCGGTATTTTTGACTCCAGTATCGATGAAGACCTTGTTGTGCGGGCAATGTTTGGTATGATAAGAGAAATCTGCAGAAGCCGTTTATTGGGGCATAATGTGATGCCTTTAAAAAAGGTTACCAATTTTGCAGAAGAAATGTCAATGCGGCTGATTATGAAAAATAACAATCTTCATTAA
- the trpC gene encoding indole-3-glycerol phosphate synthase TrpC has translation MEDIIQSKRLEVEKRKKAVPLKGIEKLIDKCNPLFGFSSSLSSEKSRFRIIAEIKPASPSAGNLAEDIDVVKTVKEYERGGAAAISVLTEEKFFKGSLNMLHLAAKSSILPILRKDFIIDEYQIYESRAYRADAILLIASQLTVRQLEDFRLKAESMGMDALVEVHNKSEIDMALEAGAKIIGINNRNLHTLKTDISVTEKLIQYIPSDRIVVSESGIKTKDDILRLEKCGVRAFLIGELLMLSENKEEILKEFCN, from the coding sequence ATAGAAGATATTATTCAATCAAAGCGATTAGAGGTAGAAAAGAGAAAGAAAGCAGTCCCTCTAAAAGGAATTGAAAAGCTCATAGATAAATGCAACCCTCTTTTTGGATTTTCTTCATCTCTCTCCTCTGAGAAGAGCAGATTTAGAATCATAGCTGAAATCAAACCTGCATCACCAAGCGCAGGAAACCTTGCGGAAGATATCGATGTTGTAAAAACCGTAAAAGAATATGAAAGAGGTGGCGCTGCTGCAATTTCTGTGCTGACAGAAGAAAAATTTTTCAAGGGCTCATTGAATATGCTTCATCTTGCCGCAAAAAGTTCAATTCTACCAATATTGAGAAAAGATTTTATAATAGATGAATATCAAATATACGAATCTCGGGCATATAGAGCAGATGCCATTCTTCTAATTGCCTCTCAATTGACTGTTAGACAGCTTGAAGATTTTAGACTCAAAGCAGAATCTATGGGTATGGATGCATTGGTTGAGGTACATAACAAGAGCGAGATAGATATGGCTCTTGAAGCAGGTGCCAAGATAATAGGAATCAACAATAGAAATCTACATACTCTCAAAACGGATATTTCTGTCACTGAAAAATTGATTCAATATATTCCGTCAGACAGGATTGTGGTAAGTGAAAGTGGAATAAAGACTAAAGACGATATTTTAAGATTAGAAAAATGCGGTGTAAGGGCTTTTCTTATTGGTGAATTACTGATGCTTTCAGAAAACAAAGAAGAGATTTTAAAAGAATTTTGTAATTGA
- a CDS encoding P-II family nitrogen regulator, whose product MKKIEAIIKPFKLDEVKENLGKIGVKGITVTEVKGFGRQKGHTELYRGAEYVVDFLPKVKIEIVAKDEMVDEIVNVITSSAQTGRIGDGKIFIIPVEEAVRIRTGEKGENAL is encoded by the coding sequence ATGAAAAAGATTGAAGCGATTATCAAACCCTTCAAATTAGATGAAGTAAAAGAAAATTTGGGAAAAATAGGAGTAAAAGGCATTACAGTTACTGAAGTAAAAGGATTTGGCAGACAAAAGGGTCATACAGAGCTTTATAGAGGCGCAGAGTATGTTGTGGATTTTCTTCCGAAGGTTAAAATTGAAATCGTGGCAAAGGATGAAATGGTAGATGAAATTGTAAATGTAATCACATCGTCTGCCCAAACAGGCAGAATCGGTGATGGGAAAATTTTCATCATTCCTGTGGAGGAAGCCGTTAGGATAAGGACAGGGGAAAAAGGGGAAAACGCCCTTTAG